One genomic segment of Bradyrhizobium diazoefficiens includes these proteins:
- a CDS encoding MFS transporter: MTEQATQPASQHFDIADAERRIKAIFIGSVGNLVEWYDFYAYTAFALYFAPAFFPGNDPVVQQLNAAVVFAATFLMRPLGGWFFGYLADHFGRRISLTLSVVFMCFGSLIIALTPTYATIGFAAPVILALARVIEGLSLGGEYGASATYLSEVADPKHRGFYSSFQYVTLIGGQLTAIIVLLLLQKVFLTPEELKAWGWRIPFAIGAMLAIFAAVMRRSLQETEAFEEAKKVVKPTGSIANLLRYPRELLLVVGLTAGGTAAFYTFTTYMQTFVKLSVGLTEDQTTFVIFGTLIFATILQPIYGAISDRIGRKPLLIFFGVAGTLATVPLLMTLKETKSPFMAFILICAAWLFVAGYTSINAVVKAELFPTNVRALGVGLPYAITVSIFGGTAPAIALYFKSIGHEEWFYYYLAGVICLSLIIYSTMRDTKHASAMHRHE; the protein is encoded by the coding sequence GTGACTGAGCAAGCAACCCAACCGGCCTCCCAACATTTTGACATCGCCGACGCCGAGCGGCGGATCAAGGCGATCTTCATCGGCTCCGTCGGCAATCTCGTCGAGTGGTACGATTTCTACGCCTATACGGCGTTCGCGCTCTATTTCGCCCCGGCTTTCTTTCCCGGCAACGACCCGGTCGTGCAGCAGCTGAACGCGGCCGTCGTGTTCGCAGCGACCTTCCTGATGCGCCCACTCGGCGGCTGGTTCTTCGGCTATCTCGCCGATCATTTCGGCCGGCGCATCTCGCTGACCTTGTCGGTCGTCTTCATGTGCTTCGGCTCGCTGATCATCGCGCTGACGCCGACCTATGCCACGATCGGCTTTGCCGCGCCGGTGATCCTGGCGCTCGCCCGCGTCATCGAGGGCTTGAGCCTCGGCGGTGAATATGGCGCAAGCGCCACGTATCTGAGCGAGGTCGCCGATCCCAAGCACCGCGGCTTTTACTCAAGCTTTCAATACGTGACGCTGATCGGTGGCCAGCTCACCGCGATCATCGTGCTGCTGCTCCTGCAAAAGGTCTTCCTCACGCCGGAGGAGCTCAAGGCCTGGGGCTGGCGTATCCCGTTCGCGATCGGCGCGATGCTGGCGATCTTCGCCGCGGTGATGCGGCGCAGCCTGCAAGAGACCGAGGCGTTCGAGGAAGCCAAGAAGGTGGTGAAGCCGACCGGCTCGATCGCCAATCTGCTGCGCTATCCGCGCGAGCTGCTGCTGGTGGTCGGCCTCACCGCCGGCGGCACCGCAGCGTTCTACACCTTCACCACCTACATGCAGACCTTCGTCAAGCTCTCGGTCGGCCTGACCGAGGACCAGACCACCTTCGTGATCTTCGGAACACTGATCTTCGCGACCATCCTGCAGCCGATCTATGGCGCCATCTCCGACAGGATCGGGCGCAAGCCGCTGCTGATCTTCTTCGGCGTCGCCGGCACGCTTGCGACTGTGCCGCTGCTGATGACGCTCAAAGAGACGAAATCGCCGTTCATGGCCTTCATCCTGATCTGCGCCGCCTGGCTGTTCGTCGCCGGCTACACCTCGATCAATGCGGTGGTGAAGGCCGAGCTGTTCCCGACCAACGTTCGCGCCCTCGGCGTCGGCCTGCCCTATGCCATCACGGTGTCGATTTTCGGCGGCACCGCGCCGGCGATTGCGCTCTACTTCAAGAGCATCGGGCACGAGGAGTGGTTCTACTATTATCTCGCCGGAGTCATCTGCCTGTCGCTGATCATCTATTCCACCATGCGCGATACCAAGCACGCCTCCGCGATGCACCGCCACGAGTAG
- a CDS encoding sulfite oxidase-like oxidoreductase → MANENEPSDSKLTRTKQTWAREGRFLTGKIARPEDQRLPPGQHLTKDWPVLDLGVVPPVSRERWRLDVYGAIENPLFWTFAEFAAQKQAQFTSDIHCVTTWSRYDNQWEGLATRDLLATCRLRDDARFVVLHSYDGYTTNLALEDFAAEDALLAHSWSGQPLTKEHGGPVRLVVPHLYFWKSAKWLQAIEFLTEDAPGFWEVRGYHNRGDPWAEQRYSGD, encoded by the coding sequence ATGGCTAACGAGAACGAGCCTTCCGACAGCAAGCTGACGCGCACCAAGCAGACATGGGCGCGCGAGGGCCGCTTCCTCACCGGCAAGATCGCGCGTCCGGAGGACCAGCGGCTGCCGCCGGGGCAGCATCTGACGAAAGATTGGCCGGTGCTCGACCTCGGTGTCGTGCCGCCGGTCTCGCGCGAGCGCTGGCGGCTCGATGTTTACGGCGCGATCGAGAATCCGCTTTTCTGGACCTTTGCCGAATTCGCTGCGCAGAAGCAGGCCCAATTCACCTCCGACATCCATTGCGTGACCACATGGTCGCGCTACGACAACCAGTGGGAGGGGCTTGCAACGCGCGATCTGCTCGCGACCTGCCGGCTGCGCGACGATGCGCGCTTCGTGGTGCTGCACTCTTATGACGGCTACACCACCAATCTCGCGCTGGAAGACTTCGCCGCGGAGGATGCCCTGCTCGCCCATAGCTGGTCGGGCCAGCCGCTGACGAAGGAGCACGGCGGGCCGGTGCGGCTGGTCGTGCCGCATCTCTATTTCTGGAAAAGCGCGAAATGGCTCCAGGCCATCGAATTCCTGACCGAGGATGCGCCGGGTTTCTGGGAAGTCCGCGGCTATCATAACCGCGGCGACCCCTGGGCCGAGCAGCGCTATTCAGGCGACTAG